A stretch of Equus przewalskii isolate Varuska chromosome 11, EquPr2, whole genome shotgun sequence DNA encodes these proteins:
- the LOC139074396 gene encoding mas-related G-protein coupled receptor member F-like isoform X2 — MAHEPRNDPTGVSPRPQPWPSHPNNGSELPTAANATAHSTSVDGAHAFSTYQNTLFLATVLVSLCGLVGNGTVIWLLGFRIKRNPFSVYILNLAGADFAFLFCKSVSGVNPLIYFFMGRQRQQRGWKPLREVLQSALTEDVELSTEEPPSPDDT, encoded by the exons ATGGCTCACGAGCCCCGAAATGACCCCACGGGCGTCTCTCCCAGACCGCAGCCCTGGCCGTCACACCCGAACAACGGGTCTGAGTTACCAACGGCGGCGAACGCAACAGCGCACAGCACGAGTGTGGATGGGGCCCACGCCTTTTCCACTTACCAGAACACTCTCTTCCTTGCGACTGTGCTCGTGAGCCTCTGTGGGTTGGTGGGGAACGGGACGGTCATCTGGCTGCTCGGGTTCCGCATCAAGAGGAACCCCTTTTCCGTCTACATCCTCAACTTGGCTGGTGCCGACTTtgccttcctcttctgcaaaagCGTCAG CGGGGTCAACCCCCTCATTTACTTCTTCATGGGAAGGCAGAGGCAACAGCGGGGCTGGAAGCCTCTCAGAGAAGTGCTCCAGAGCGCGCTGACGGAGGACGTGGAGCTGAGCACAGAAGAGCCGCCGTCCCCAGACGACACCTGA
- the LOC139074396 gene encoding mas-related G-protein coupled receptor member X4-like isoform X1 translates to MAHEPRNDPTGVSPRPQPWPSHPNNGSELPTAANATAHSTSVDGAHAFSTYQNTLFLATVLVSLCGLVGNGTVIWLLGFRIKRNPFSVYILNLAGADFAFLFCKSVRFLLFVLNRSVAVLNLLIRGVTFSSYLGGLSLLMAVSVERCLSVLFPIWYRCRRPAQLSAIACALIWGLSLCPGISVLLCVHFVDFSCDVVNLVYYGMFFLTFLVLCASSLVLFIRVQCFSMRRQPARLSRIVLLTVLAFLVLGLPLGAGLLADRFSPSFPYFDILLPVFHLLSALNSGVNPLIYFFMGRQRQQRGWKPLREVLQSALTEDVELSTEEPPSPDDT, encoded by the coding sequence ATGGCTCACGAGCCCCGAAATGACCCCACGGGCGTCTCTCCCAGACCGCAGCCCTGGCCGTCACACCCGAACAACGGGTCTGAGTTACCAACGGCGGCGAACGCAACAGCGCACAGCACGAGTGTGGATGGGGCCCACGCCTTTTCCACTTACCAGAACACTCTCTTCCTTGCGACTGTGCTCGTGAGCCTCTGTGGGTTGGTGGGGAACGGGACGGTCATCTGGCTGCTCGGGTTCCGCATCAAGAGGAACCCCTTTTCCGTCTACATCCTCAACTTGGCTGGTGCCGACTTtgccttcctcttctgcaaaagCGTCAGGTtcctactttttgttttaaatcgcTCCGTAGCTGTGCTCAATCTGCTCATACGAGGGGTCACCTTCTCTTCTTACCTGGGGGGTCTGAGTCTGCTGATGGCTGTCAGCGTCGAGCGCTGTCTGTCCGTGCTCTTCCCCATCTGGTACAGATGCCGCCGCCCGGCGCAGCTCTCGGCCATCGCGTGCGCTCTGATTTGGGGGCTGTCATTGTGTCCGGGGATCTCTGTGCTCTTGTGTGTCCACTTTGTGGACTTCTCGTGTGATGTAGTAAACTTGGTCTATTATGGGATGTTCTTCCTTACCTTTCTGGTGCTCTGTGCGTCCAGCCTGGTTCTGTTCATCAGGGTGCAGTGCTTCTCCATGCGGAGACAGCCCGCCAGGCTCTCCAGGATCGTCCTTCTCACGGTCCTGGCCTTCCTGGTGCTCGGTCTGCCTCTCGGCGCAGGCTTGCTGGCCGACAGGTTCTCCCCGTCCTTCCCCTATTTTGACATCCTCTTGCCTGTCTTCCATCTCCTCTCCGCCCTGAACAGCGGGGTCAACCCCCTCATTTACTTCTTCATGGGAAGGCAGAGGCAACAGCGGGGCTGGAAGCCTCTCAGAGAAGTGCTCCAGAGCGCGCTGACGGAGGACGTGGAGCTGAGCACAGAAGAGCCGCCGTCCCCAGACGACACCTGA